The Salinispora tropica CNB-440 genome has a window encoding:
- a CDS encoding ornithine cyclodeaminase family protein has protein sequence MTATVMVGAADMAGARRMTQVIDVLGEMFMDLATGRTRSPARTVVEHGEQRVLLVSPAVWERRGVGSVKITTLTPDNPGRGLPLIHGIVALTDLETGRITALLDGAELTAVRTGAVAALATRFCTAATADDLAVIGAGVQARALVRAVAAIRPIKTLRIFSRTRAGAEKLADEVRATTPIRVTVCDSAKTAVADAPIICTATSTSDSTPVVAADWVARGAHLNVVGGTHPDAIELDPALLGDAVTVVEEQSAALDGAGEVRAARAAGLLVADDLRELGRLVGGEVEFGGRNSVLRTVGMAIEDTAAAVALHDAVGVPDERG, from the coding sequence ATGACCGCAACGGTGATGGTCGGCGCCGCCGACATGGCGGGCGCGCGACGGATGACCCAGGTGATCGACGTCCTCGGCGAGATGTTCATGGACCTGGCCACCGGCCGGACCCGTTCTCCGGCTCGCACGGTGGTGGAGCATGGCGAGCAGCGGGTGCTGTTGGTCAGCCCGGCGGTCTGGGAACGGCGTGGCGTGGGTAGTGTCAAGATCACAACGCTGACCCCGGACAATCCTGGACGGGGGCTGCCGCTGATCCACGGGATCGTCGCCCTCACCGACCTGGAGACCGGGCGGATCACCGCGCTGTTGGACGGTGCCGAGTTGACCGCCGTACGGACCGGGGCGGTGGCGGCTCTGGCCACCCGCTTCTGTACCGCGGCCACCGCCGACGACCTCGCCGTCATCGGTGCCGGGGTCCAGGCCCGGGCCCTTGTCCGGGCGGTGGCGGCGATACGTCCGATCAAGACCCTGCGGATCTTCTCGCGGACCCGGGCCGGTGCGGAGAAGCTCGCCGACGAGGTGCGGGCGACGACGCCGATCCGGGTGACGGTCTGCGACAGTGCGAAGACCGCCGTCGCGGACGCGCCGATCATCTGCACGGCGACCTCCACGAGCGACAGCACGCCGGTGGTGGCGGCGGACTGGGTGGCGCGCGGGGCGCACCTGAACGTGGTCGGCGGTACCCACCCGGACGCGATCGAGCTGGACCCGGCCCTGCTGGGAGACGCGGTGACCGTGGTCGAGGAGCAGTCCGCCGCGCTGGACGGTGCGGGCGAGGTTCGGGCCGCCCGCGCCGCTGGCCTGCTCGTCGCCGACGACCTGCGGGAGTTGGGACGCCTCGTCGGCGGCGAGGTCGAGTTCGGTGGCCGAAACTCGGTGTTGCGCACGGTGGGTATGGCTATTGAGGACACCGCTGCGGCGGTGGCGCTCCACGACGCGGTGGGGGTGCCGGATGAGCGGGGCTGA
- a CDS encoding HpcH/HpaI aldolase/citrate lyase family protein, which translates to MSAAPRAIPRSILYTPALSLDKVVKAWSYDADVHLIDLEDSVPPVEKPAARVVCRDALEKAPWPVNVAVRINELGSVAALHDLLLLAESSVRPGIVMMTMVTSAAEVTLLRRMLASAGAQPEIYVTVETVEAVTEIDAIAREADGLVLGSADLAATLNVEITWEAMLAARQAMAMACARHGTACVDTANFRLSEPAVLAEETARVRALGFHGKATVHPSELATINQALRPQVNDLRLARRVVAAVHRANGGIAVLDGSMVGPPFARMAHVTVAREDAWEARFGGAG; encoded by the coding sequence GTGAGCGCCGCGCCGCGCGCGATTCCGCGCAGCATCCTCTACACCCCGGCGCTCTCCCTGGACAAAGTCGTTAAGGCCTGGTCGTACGACGCGGACGTGCACCTGATCGACCTGGAGGACTCCGTTCCGCCGGTGGAGAAGCCGGCCGCGCGGGTGGTCTGCCGGGACGCCCTGGAGAAGGCACCCTGGCCAGTCAACGTCGCCGTCCGCATCAACGAGTTGGGCAGCGTCGCGGCCCTGCACGACCTGTTGCTGCTCGCGGAGAGCTCGGTACGGCCCGGAATCGTCATGATGACCATGGTCACCTCCGCGGCCGAGGTCACCCTGCTGCGTCGGATGCTGGCCTCGGCCGGCGCACAGCCGGAGATCTACGTGACGGTGGAGACCGTCGAGGCGGTCACCGAGATCGACGCGATCGCCCGGGAGGCCGACGGGCTGGTGCTGGGCTCGGCCGACCTGGCAGCCACGCTCAACGTCGAGATCACCTGGGAGGCGATGCTCGCCGCCCGCCAGGCGATGGCGATGGCCTGTGCGCGGCACGGTACCGCCTGTGTCGACACCGCCAACTTCCGGCTCTCCGAGCCGGCCGTGCTCGCGGAGGAGACCGCGCGGGTGCGAGCCCTCGGGTTCCACGGCAAGGCGACGGTGCACCCCAGCGAGTTGGCCACGATCAACCAGGCCCTGCGCCCCCAGGTCAACGACCTGCGGCTGGCTCGTCGCGTGGTGGCGGCGGTCCACCGCGCCAACGGCGGCATCGCCGTACTGGACGGCAGCATGGTGGGCCCGCCGTTCGCCCGGATGGCCCACGTCACCGTGGCGCGAGAGGACGCCTGGGAAGCCCGATTCGGTGGCGCCGGATGA